In Papaver somniferum cultivar HN1 chromosome 1, ASM357369v1, whole genome shotgun sequence, a genomic segment contains:
- the LOC113349684 gene encoding uncharacterized protein LOC113349684, with protein MEFFAAVKFGGLWKSSDIELSTFSLNTQPFFNSFGSYNIPTDNTPRSNDVRNNSPLNAASSSLNSTQSSSQSGDGSNDSLGGGSDSTTQVNPIPHNPILDNSNPAFNQFPVNNINLIAWNLRGFGKKSANKELSMLCRNVNPDIIFLSETKMGKDMAARKLKNMGFPCTFNVPSVGRSGGLVLAWKKEIHLNVVSSSLRGIYVTSTDIIHSKTCHIHFVYGEPNNTLKPSFWEQQCQKTIAPIDEPVFVIGDFNTLLGT; from the exons ATGGAGTTTTTTGCTGCTGTTAAGTTTGGTGGACTATGGAAATCGAGTG ATATAGaactctcaactttctctctcaaTACCCAACCTTTCTTCAATTCATTCGGAAGCTACAACATTCCTACTGATAACACCCCAAGAAGTAATGATGTACGCAACAATTCCCCTCTCAATGCTGCCAGTTCTAGTCTCAATTCCACCCAAAGTTCTTCTCAAAGTGGTGATGGTTCCAATGATTCTCTTGGTGGTGGATCCGACTCTACTACTCAGGTAAATCCTATACCCCACAATCCTATTCTTGATAATTCAAACCCTGCTTTTAACCAATTCCCTGTCAACAACATAAACTTAATAGCATGGAACCTTAGAGGCTTTGGAAAAAAATCAGCAAACAAAGAACTTAGTATGCTTTGTAGGAATGTTAACCCTGATATCATTTTCCTCTCTGAGACTAAAATGGGGAAAGATATGGCAGCCAGAAAACTTAAAAACATGGGTTTCCCCTGCACTTTCAATGTTCCTAGtgttggtagaagtggtggtctGGTTTTGGCTTGGAAAAAAGAAATTCatctgaatgttgtttcttccagCTTGAGGGGAATCTATGTGACTTCAACTGATATTATCCATTCTAAAACTTGTCATATTCATTTTGTGTATGGTGAACCTAATAATACCCTCAAACCGTCCTTTTGGGAACAACAGTGTCAAAAAACTATTGCCCCCATAGATGAACCTGTCTTTGTCATTGGTGACTTTAATACTCTTTTAGGAACATAA